TGCATTGATGTCAGCACCTCTGTTGACAAGTGCTGAGAAAGTGTCATATTGCCCACCTTCCGCAGCCTTCAGTAAGGGAGTGAGATCATTGCTGTCCATGATGTCTATAGGGACTCCATTGTCGAGTAACCAATTTAGAACATTAACACGACCGTACTGTGCCGCATAATGGAGGGCTGTCTGTCCAAAAACGTTTGCAGCATTCAAATTTGCTCCGTGACTCACCAGATATTTAATAATATCAAGATTTGCACCAAATGCTGCATAAAGCAATGCTGATACGTTTGCATAATCTACAGCATTTATATCTGCCCCTCTATGGAGAAGGCCAAAGAAAGTGTTAGAGTGGCCTCTTGTAGCAGCGTTCAACAACGGTGTGACACCTGCGTTATCCCTGATGTCTATTGGCACTTCTTGGTCTAGCAGCCAGTTCACTACATCCAGATGGCCGTGACCTGCTGCATAGTATAGAGCATTCTCCCCATACACTCTTGTAGTCGCTGTTAGATTCGCACCTTGTTCGGCCAAGAATTTTATAACATCTAAATTGCCACCTTTGGCTGCATAATGAAGAGCTGATACTCCCATTTTGTCTGTTTCATTGATGTTACCACCTCTCTTCACAAGTTCTGCGAAAGTGTTACGTTGCCCTCCTTCGGCAGCCTTCAGTAAGGGAGTGAGATCACTGTTGTCCCTGATGTCTATAGGGACTCCATTGTCGAGTAaccaatttaaaacattaatacgGCCGTATTGTGCCGCATAATGGAGGGCTGTCTGTCCATACACGTTTGCATAAGTCAAATTTGCTCCGTGACTCACCAGATATTTAATAATATCAAGATTTGCACCAAATGTTGCATAAAGCAATGCTGATACATTTGCATAATCTACAGCTTTTATATCTGCTCCTCTTTCGATAAGGCCAAAGAAAGTTTCAGATTTCCCCCGTGTAGCAGCGTTCAGCAAAGGTGTGACTCCAGCGTTATCTCTGATCTCTATCGGTACGCCGTTGCTTAGCAACCAGTCAACAACATCCAGGTGACCAGCTCCTGCTGCATAATATAGAGCATTTTCTCCATGCACTCCTGTTTTTGCAGTTAGATTAACTCCATGTTCTgctaaaaatattacaatatctaAATTTCCACCTTTGGCTGCATAGTCAAGAGCTGTATCTCCTGTTTTGTCTGCTGCATTTATGTCAGCTCGTCTGTTGACAAGTTCTACGAAAGTGTTACGTTGCCCACCTTCCGCAGCCTTCAGTAAGGGAGTGAGATCATCGTTGTCCCTGATGTCTACAGGGACTCCAATGTCGAGTAACCAATTCAAAACATTAATACGCCCATATTGTGCCGCATAATGGAGAGTTGTTTCTCCATACACGTTTCTAGCAGTCAGATTTGCTCCGTGACTCACCAGATATTTGATAATATCAAGATTTGCACCAAATACTGCGTAATGTAATGCTGAGACATTTGCCTTATCTACAGCATTTATATCCGCTCCTCTATGGAGAAGGCCAAGGAAAGTTTTATACTGGCCGCCTGTAGCAGCGTTCAACAACGGTGTGACACCTGCCTTATCTCTGATGTCTATTGGCACTCCCCGATCTAGCAACCAATTGACTACATCCAGATGGCCGTGACCCGCTGCATAATATAGAGCACTTTCTCCATACACGCTTGTTGTGGCTGTTAGATTCGCCCCACGTAgtgctaagaattttattatatctaAATTACCACCTGTGGCCGCATAATGAAGAGCGGTAAGTCCAGATTTGTCTGCTGCATAAGTGTCAGCGCCACTGTTGACGAGTACTGCAAAAGTGTTCTGTTGACCTTGTGCAGCTGCCTTCAGTAAAGGAGTGACATCATTGTTGTCTCTGATGTCTACAGGGATTCCTTCTTTAATTAACCAATTTAAAACATTGACACGGCCGTATCTTGCCGCATAATGGAGGGCTGTCTCTCCAAACACGTTTGTAGCAGTCAAATTTGCTCCGTGACCCGCCAGATATTTGATAATATCAAGATTTGCACCAAATGCTGCGTAGAGTAATGCTGAGACATTTGCCTTATCTACAGCATTTATATCTGCTCCTCTATGGAAAAGGTCGAAGAAAGTGTTAGATTTTCCCTGTGTAGCAGCGTTCAGCAAAGGTGTGACACCAGCGTTATCTCTGATCTCTATTGGTACTCCGTTGCTTAGCAACCAATCAACAACATCCAGATGCCCAGCTCCTGCAGCGTAGTACAGGGCATTCTCTCCATAGACGCTGGTTGCCGCTGTTAGATTCGCGCCACGTTCAGCCAAACGTTTGAGTATGTGTAAGTTTCCACTAATGGCTGCATAATGAAGGGCAGTTATCCCTGTTCTGTCTGCTGCGTCGATATTAGCACCTCTACGGACAAGTTCTGCGAAAGTTTTTTGCTGCCCTTGTGCAGCAGCCTTCAGTAAGGAAGTGACGTTATTGTTGTCCCTAATGTCTACAGGGACGCCATTATCGATTAGCCAACTTAAAACATCAACACGACCAGACCCTGCCGCGTAATGGAGGGCAGTCTCCCCGTATTCATTTGTAGCAGTCAAATTTGCTCCGTGACTCACAAGAAACTTTAAAGTAGCAACAGATCCACTAAATGCTGCGTATAGAAGTAATTGTGAGTAATTTGCCTTAGGAAACCCTCCCTCGATTGAGTTGAGCAATGGTGTAACATTTGCGTTGTCTCCTATGTTAGTTGACACGCCGTGGTCTATAAGCCAGTTCACTACGTCCAGATGACCGTGTCCCGCTGTCTGGTAAATTGGTGATTCCCAGTACGGAATAGACCAAGATGTAACGTTACCACTATACTTGGGCAGTAATCTGACTGTTGGTAGATTTCCATCTTTCGCTGAGTAATCTAGAGGGTGTAGTCCGAAACCATCCAAGGTATTGGGGTTGAGACTAGAGTCGAGGAGAACTTGCAGTCCATCTGGTTTAAATTCTCGCGTCGTTTGAAGAAGGAATCGGTTCTTTTCTTCAACGCTAGCGATCTGCAACATATAGCATACAGTACCATTGAATAGAACCTTAACaatacagaggaaattctctttaaaatatgtgactggttctcagtcaataaattagtattcaattgtaacaaaactaacataattcaatttaaatcctgtccaaattcaacgtcgcaaatttctagcgcaataattaatattagatccctattagaaacaacaacaaccaaatttcttggcttaaaaatcgataatgcgttaaattggaaaaatcatattaaaaaattacccacaaactaaattcagcttgttttgctattatatctacgcaaaagatagtaaatatcgataccttaaaaacaatatacttcgcatacttccactcggtatatttctattacaaaaagagtaattagaataatagtaggtgctaaatctagggaatcgtgtagggctattttaaaaaaactacaaataatgcccatggcttgtcagtatatcttttcattaataatcttcctcgtatgtaatcgtgaaaactttgtaactaattcaagagttcatagcataaatacacgtcaaaaaatgacttccatactccatcggcaagtctatcgtgctatcaaaaaggagtgcgttatatggcagtaacaatttttaatagcatccctatcgatataaaaaatgaaactcaaaacataaatttatttagggccaaattaaagaggtacctaatttctcacgctttctattctgtaggtgaattcatgacattcaataacacttcatgaaattgatactaaaactttgtgttgtactagtagactatattgtaaatctcgtctgtatatatttcatctagactgtgactataaattaagattttataatagtattaagttttttgacttgttccatattctagctgtaagtatgtatgaataccatggaatgttaataaatacaatacaatacaatacaatacaatacaatacaatacaactattTGTACTGTACAGAGTGTATGCGAATTGGTGTAAAATGTTTTGGAAACGTTATTCCTAAtaacaaaacattgaaaaactgTCGTATAAACATGGTCCTGATAATGCTTAAATTCAGAAATACTCTACTTTATTGCTAACGAATAAGCTCACAGTTTAAATGATACTAAGCAACTTATTACAAGAAACAACTTATTACAAAACTTGCTCAAAGTGACCTCCTCCTGCGTCGATGCATCCCCTGAGTCTGCGTCCCATGCTTTGACGTACTCTGTTGAAAACGCATAGAGTGTTTCGTATTTGTTCAAATTCATTTTGGATACGCTCTCTCAGAACGTCAACATTAGGCACACGAATTTGCATAAATTGTAGATTTCAAATATcccaaaagataaaaaaaatcaattgaaTTTAAATCCGGCGATCGGGGAGGTCATTCAATGGATCCCCCTCGACCAATTCCTCTTTGCGAAAAACTGCGATTCAGATGATGACTAACTCACAGACTACAGTGAGTGGGGCGCCATAATGGAGGTACCACATTCGGCGGATAAGGTAAGCGGTATATCATCCATTAATTGGTGCAATTCGTTTCTGAGAAACCACCGCTATCTCTCATTTCACTCACTGAATACATTTTTGTTACTATGCaaacaacgaaagaaacaaaagacaatcaGACAATGGAAAATAAATCTGATAACCTGTTCTAAAGAAAGAGTTAAAACATTAAAGCAATACCGGTACTGAGTTGACTAATTTTCAGGAATCGATGCAAGGAAAAACTCCTTACTAACTCTGAAAGTAAGCATTTTCAGGACCATATTTGTATGaaagtttttcaatgttttcttGTTACGAATACGTTCacaaaatatttgacaccaatttgctCCGTATAAGGAAATTTcttgaactgtgttataaattatgtccataaaaacaaaagattcagtataatttcgagggaaaaattgttccggcgccaggcatcgaacccgggacttttggtttaacgtaccaacgctccaccaactgagctacccgggaactctaccagacaccgatccaatttttccctctatatccacagacctcaaagtgggctgacaaccgtcaagcaaccaacgttgagtgcacactaactctgtgtgatttaaattgtggttttctgttaacgaacagtgacgtgcttgatttgcataattcacgtcactattcgttaacagaaaaccacaatctaagtcacacagagttagtgtgcactcaacgttggttgtttgacggttgtgaacccactttgaggtctgtggttatagagggaaaaattggatcggtgtctggtagaggtcccgggtagctcagttggtggagcgttggtacgttaaatcaaaggtcccgggttcgatgcctggccccggaacaatttttccctcgaaattattcaaatgaactttacagggagttatacctgaaagcttgatttgcaaaagaTTCAGTATATTCACAAAAAAGCGTTTGACGTCACAACATTAAAATTGctaattgttttatttgtattccttTGGCAAACTTTATTTCGAGTTACGATAAATTAAAGCTATAATTTCATGCTTTCTTGTGTATATTGTTGCATTTTTGCacgaaatgtttcttttttttttctagacgCGAATTAGCCTCCTTTAACTGCAGACTTTCGAGAATTTTGCAACTTCCGAAAAGATTTATAATTAAATCTCTTCAGGTGTGCGTGAACCATTGAATCTGTCTTCAATCGGTAATTTAGTTGCTAAATTAGAAGAATAAAATCCGTAGAACATAATGTAAATTCtggattttttttccaaaatcaaTTGAAAATTATGTTGGTAGAAGTTGGAGATGCAGATACTTTAAAATAGAGGAAACTGCACAATAAAGAAATTTATGACTTTTACAATGAACCTGAACCTGGTATTCTGGCCAGAATTAAAGTAAGAAGACTGCTGTGGATTGGACACGTGCTAAGAGttccagaagaaagaagaaactcaGTACTCCTGTAGGGAAAAGACCGTTGGGAAGACCTAGGTTTAAATATTTGGACAATCTGAAGGAAGACTTAAAATCTTAGAAATTTATAACTGGGAAATTGTTTATCAGCACAGA
This sequence is a window from Periplaneta americana isolate PAMFEO1 chromosome 2, P.americana_PAMFEO1_priV1, whole genome shotgun sequence. Protein-coding genes within it:
- the LOC138695104 gene encoding serine/threonine-protein phosphatase 6 regulatory ankyrin repeat subunit B-like — encoded protein: MVRTMPEQVSDSEDGTGANCTDVSQFSSTESAVLHHGPQTMPTPAANLNNCSDVQVGHRLHYHGPVTVNQTFISDRDQRAGKAWPEDCTLGDKEKASSGLQQLCSAWHQKRPLILGLFIALIAVLVTISFVTTHFNQQTIINKIASVEEKNRFLLQTTREFKPDGLQVLLDSSLNPNTLDGFGLHPLDYSAKDGNLPTVRLLPKYSGNVTSWSIPYWESPIYQTAGHGHLDVVNWLIDHGVSTNIGDNANVTPLLNSIEGGFPKANYSQLLLYAAFSGSVATLKFLVSHGANLTATNEYGETALHYAAGSGRVDVLSWLIDNGVPVDIRDNNNVTSLLKAAAQGQQKTFAELVRRGANIDAADRTGITALHYAAISGNLHILKRLAERGANLTAATSVYGENALYYAAGAGHLDVVDWLLSNGVPIEIRDNAGVTPLLNAATQGKSNTFFDLFHRGADINAVDKANVSALLYAAFGANLDIIKYLAGHGANLTATNVFGETALHYAARYGRVNVLNWLIKEGIPVDIRDNNDVTPLLKAAAQGQQNTFAVLVNSGADTYAADKSGLTALHYAATGGNLDIIKFLALRGANLTATTSVYGESALYYAAGHGHLDVVNWLLDRGVPIDIRDKAGVTPLLNAATGGQYKTFLGLLHRGADINAVDKANVSALHYAVFGANLDIIKYLVSHGANLTARNVYGETTLHYAAQYGRINVLNWLLDIGVPVDIRDNDDLTPLLKAAEGGQRNTFVELVNRRADINAADKTGDTALDYAAKGGNLDIVIFLAEHGVNLTAKTGVHGENALYYAAGAGHLDVVDWLLSNGVPIEIRDNAGVTPLLNAATRGKSETFFGLIERGADIKAVDYANVSALLYATFGANLDIIKYLVSHGANLTYANVYGQTALHYAAQYGRINVLNWLLDNGVPIDIRDNSDLTPLLKAAEGGQRNTFAELVKRGGNINETDKMGVSALHYAAKGGNLDVIKFLAEQGANLTATTRVYGENALYYAAGHGHLDVVNWLLDQEVPIDIRDNAGVTPLLNAATRGHSNTFFGLLHRGADINAVDYANVSALLYAAFGANLDIIKYLVSHGANLNAANVFGQTALHYAAQYGRVNVLNWLLDNGVPIDIMDSNDLTPLLKAAEGGQYDTFSALVNRGADINAADKRGIIALNYAAKGGYLNIIQLLAANGANLTASNKRKGHNALYNAAGAGHVDVVDWLLSNGVPIEIRDNEGVTPLLNAASQGKFNTFMDLVRKGADINAVDKINVSALHYAAISGNLDIIKYLDSQGGNLSAANEYGETPLSYAAGYGKLDVVNWFLDNGVPVDIRDNAGITPLMRAADNGRLETVKTLLDRGADVNARDNAKKSAYDYALNSKHHDIVQYLMQQGNFES